One Arachis hypogaea cultivar Tifrunner chromosome 18, arahy.Tifrunner.gnm2.J5K5, whole genome shotgun sequence genomic window, CAAACATTGATAATGGATGGTTATTTTTTAACTGATTTAGATTTTAAATCTCAATGCAAATGATGTGTTTATTTTCATGTGATGAGGAACTTAGGATTCAACCAAATCTGTGATTGTTTTATTTTGAATGATATGCTTACATGTATGGAGAATTTGCATAAATTATTTAATCATGGCATGCATGCTTATATGATTGTTTTATAATGGTATGGTATGCTTATATGCTTACTGCATATTATATCCTTATATTCTTACATGCTTATATGCTTATATGCTTCCTACAGATTATATGGTATGCTTATATGTTTCCTGCATATTATATGCTTATTTTTTATGCTTATATGCTGGTATGCTTATATGTATGGAGAATTTGCATAAATTAATTAATGGTATGCTTATATGATTGTTTTATAATGAATGGTATACTTATATGCTTCCTGCATGTGTATAtaagaatttatatatataattatacatgATTGTCATTGAATGAATAAAAAAAGCAACTCTAGGGGGATGCAGGCACTGAAATCGAGCACTGAATTATGTGTTATGCTTCCTGCATGTGTATATAAgaatttatgtatataattatacATGATTTACATTGAATGCATAAAAAAAAGCCACTCTAAGGGGATGCAGGCGCTGAAATCGAGCACTGAATTATGTGTATGGTAATTGTATATACTGCATGTTCAGCTATGTGAGGTACAGTGACATTGTGAAAGAGAATCCAATGTAGTTACAATACTTATATAATAGGTAAAatgaaataattaattcaattacCCATCATTGtcattttcatgcatttgttTTTAAGCTAAAATAGGTAGGATGATTAACTTGATTTCTAGTTTTTGTTGCATGTTTGGTGCTAGTTATTGAGGTTTTATTTACATGATATTTAAtaaggatttatttattttttctttggatTTCTGTGTTTATTTTGGGATTGTAGGCCATACAACTGTCGGATGTTACTGAGGTTGGAAGTGAAGAGATGGATCTTGGTTAAGAGGATTTGGACTATAGTTTAATTTTGTGTAGTCATGATCCACATGTTTGATTTGATCAGATGTTAatgatttttttgtaattaatctGAAATATAGTTAccggatcatggttgccttcaaGAAGATGAAATACCAAAAGTTGGAATGCGGTTTGTGCAGTTGCAGATGGCTCATGAATTCTATGTTACGTACGCAAAGAAAGTAGGATTTGCAACTAAGATAAGGACAACAACATGTGACAAGATCACAAAGAAACCCGTTAACCAAGCTATCCACTATAATCGCGACAGGTTCCACAGGTCTCGTGTCAAAGCACCAACGCGGAAGAACACGATTTCAGCTGCTGGGTGCAAGACAAGGATATATGTGAAGTTTGATAAGGACATGCAAGAATGGGTTTTGTTCAAGGTTGAGTTGAGGCACTCGAACCCATGTTTAGCGAGAAAGGCGGTGCACTACCATGAGTATAGGGAGCTGACCACGCATGCGAAGTACATGATCGAGGATAATGATGAGGCTGGGATTCGACCAAACAAGACATTCCTAGCTTTGACAAATGAAGCTGGGAGCCCGTTTAACCTGGGATTCTCAGAAAAGTATTTAAGAAACTTTATTACAGCAAGGCTTCGAACCAACAACGTGAAAGCGGATGTTAGGGAGATGATGAAGTACTTCATGAGAATAAAGGACATCAATTCGAACTTCTTTTACACTGTGAAGTTGGACGAGGAGTGTAAATTTAGGAGTGCGGTATGGGTGAATGCAAGGTCTAGGGCGTCGTATGAATATTACGGAGACGTCGTGTCAGTTGATAGCACCTACAGTACAAACAGGTATGATGTAATTATGTTGgtgctttttttctttatttttttttattttgttcggTCGTGATTGGGATTTCTTATTTCTGGTTGGTTTTGCTTGTAGGCATGGATTACCGTTTGTGTCGTTCTTCGGTGTCAACCACCATGGTAAGTCGACCCTCCTCGGTTGTGCTCTGCTGGAGAATGAGAAAATCCCAAGTTATGAGTAGGTTTTCAACCAATGGGTGAAGTGTATGAGAACTGTTCCACAGCGGATCATCATCGATCAATACAGATCTATTTTCCGTGCGATCAGAAATGAGTTATCCGATACACGCCACCAGTGGTGCATCTGGCACATTACGAAGAAGTTACCGCACAAGCTTGGAGGTTATCGTCAGTACAGAGAGTTGTATTATGACCTCAATGACATTGTGGGAAACTCTCGGACTGAGGAGTCATTTAAGGATAACTGGTCTGAATTTATGGATGAGTACAACTTACATAACACCACATGGCTGTCAGGTCTGTTAGTGTACAATTATTTTACGCGCTTTAATTGACAATTATTTGGTATCTGGCTTTATCTAATTTGTAGTACTAAGTTCAGTGTAAGATTTCTTTGCTAaaattggtttttttttctgtAGACATCTATGATGATCGATGCATGTGGGTCCCCATATACTTCAAGAGTAAATTTTGGGCTACCATGAGGAGTATGCAAAGGAGTAAGAACATGCACGTATTCTATAGTGGATTCTTATACAGTAGGACTAGCTTGGTCCAATTTGTTCACGAATATGAAAATGTGCTTAGAATCAAGGAGTAGAGGGAATTGGAGGATGATGCAGCAAACTCGAGGGGGTTATCCCTTGTGCAACAAGCTCGCCTATGGAGAGACAATTTCAGCAAGAGTACACTATCAGCATGTTTAGGGATGTTCAAACTGAGTTCGTGAAGAAGGGTGATTACAGAGTCTTTATAGTTGCTGAAGAAGAGCCATCGGTGTGCATGAAGGTAGAAGAGGAGAAATTAGTCAACGATATTATTCTCTGCATTCCATACGATGTCCATTTTGACCGTTCCACACAGGAAGTTCATTGTAAGTGCAATCTTTTTGAGAGTTCAAGTGTGTTGTGTTGTCACTGTCTTACAGTTTTCCATTCGTATAAAGTGTATAAAGTACCTACCTGTTATGTTCTCCCTCGATGGAGCAAGAACATAAAGCGCAAGCATACGTATGTCAAGAGTAGTCACTACGTCAGTCAGTCATATGAGAGTCATGTTGTATTCAGGGGATTATGAGCACACTTCTACAATGTTTCTCAAGAGTTCGTCAGTGACGACGACAAAACAGCATTGCTGCATGCTGTTCTGGAAGAAACAAGGGCCAAGCTGGCTGCACACCGTACCAAGAAGAGGTCCGAGAGCATGGCGGAGACCCACACTAACATTGTATCACAGAGTTCAAACGTTATCGGTATAGTCAATATCCAAGGTCCATCGAAGGTCACCACAAAGGGCCGGCCAAAAAGTAAGAGGCTCGGCGCTACCCTGGAGAAATCCTTCAAGAAATCTGCTCGGAGGAAAAACAAGAATGCCTCCCCAGTACATGTTTGTATCAATGTCGACCTTGCATGTTTATTTGGTATAGTACTATGCAAGAAGATAATTGTTGTCATTTTTGGTTGTGTTTAGCAGGTGATTCGTCCGAAAGCATCTCAAGATGTAAACTTCAGTGCTGATGACAGCCGGAATGATCCCCAACAAGCTGGCGGTTTCATGTCTTTGTTAAGCTCCTTCAACAAAAGTTAGAATAAGTTGGACATTGGTGTGCTTATGTTTATTTTTAATCTCCATGTTTATAGGGTTCAGATTGGTATCCATTTATTATCAAGATTAGATGAAGAGGGTGGTCTTATGTTATAAATAAATAGTTTTAAGGTTTGTAGGCAGCTGTTGCAAGAGTCTAAAGTTGATTAATTTCCATGAACCATTTTTCTTTGGCCAGAATGAACCACTTTACTTTACTAAgttcaatgaactgaatgcataaTGATTATAGATGATGGTTATTCTTTACCTTACGTGTTAGGTTATTAAATTTATACTAAATTGCTCCATGTTATACTATATAGTCATTCGGTACGTAGCTGATCGTTTTAGATAGTGACTACATGGTTATTTTTTTTCGCATACTTGGGATGTTCATTTCTATACGTAATCAGATGTTCGCTTTTACTGTGAACATGGATGGTATTCTTAGGTGCTTACTTCTGTTTAATGATTGCTGGTTATGTTTTATCTTACTATCACGGTTTCACAATATTATTTTGCACGGTCATTTGGTACGTAGCTGGTCGTTTTAAAAGGTAATTATGCTGTTATTTTTACCGAGTTACATTGGATGTTCGTTATtgtatgattttggatgtttagtttCTTAGTATTTATGGGTGGTTATTCATCGGGTATTTCAACATATACTATCTGTAGCATGCATTCTAAAGGAATCACTGGATCTTGTGTCAACACCAGTGATCATGATGTCATAACTTAACATATTCAAGTCAAATCTGAAATACAAAAGAGACATACCTGTTATAAGACATAACAAATCAGATGTTCGGTTCGATATGAATCTAGATGGTTACTTTCCTAAACAAAATGGATGGTCAGTTTGTCACACTCGTAGGTGTGTT contains:
- the LOC140181423 gene encoding protein FAR1-RELATED SEQUENCE 5-like, with protein sequence MRTVPQRIIIDQYRSIFRAIRNELSDTRHQWCIWHITKKLPHKLGGYRQYRELYYDLNDIVGNSRTEESFKDNWSEFMDEYNLHNTTWLSDIYDDRCMWVPIYFKSKFWATMRSMQRSKNMHVFYSGFLYSRTSLVQFVHEYENVLRIKE